The following proteins come from a genomic window of Larimichthys crocea isolate SSNF chromosome III, L_crocea_2.0, whole genome shotgun sequence:
- the slc4a4a gene encoding solute carrier family 4 member 4a isoform X3, translating into MSKKMEDEAVVDQGASLLKHICDEEEVEGHHTIYIGMQVPKSYRRWRRHRRRTSHKDRKERLMENVYDKSDTENNDEASNSLLKPLFSPAAERVRNILGEEDDGPAPPQLFTELDELLSVDGQEMEWKEMARWIKFEEKVEKGGERWSKPHVATLSLHSLFELRTYIEKGTIMLDMEASTLPQVVELITDNQIEIGQLKPELKEKVMYTLLRKHSHQTKKSNLRSLADIGKTVSCASRLFSNQENDSPATTHRNLASRSLSDISDKPEKDQLRNKFMKKLPRDAEASNVLVGEVDFLDAPFVAFVRLQQAVMLGALTEVPLPTRFLFILLGPKGKGKSYHEIGRAIATLMSDEVFHDIAYKAKDRQDLLAGINEFLDEVIVLPPGEWDPAIRIEPPKTLPSSNKRKNMYAGGDSQMNGDMPHDGGHGGGGHAVGDELKKTGRFCGGLVLDIKRKLPFFVSDFTDALHIQALSAILFIYLGTVTNAITFGGLLGDATENMQGVLESFLGTAITGAVFCLLAGQPLTILSSTGPVLVFERLLFNFSRDNAFDYLEFRLWIGLWSAFFCLLLVATDASFLVQYFTRFTEEGFSCLISFIFIYDAFKKMIKLAHHYPINSEFRMDYVTQYDCLCMAPSVLENSTDIGDPLEGTSIWYWNNTDLPMNTTWSSLTKSECLKYKGELVGNACGFVPDITLMSFILFFGTYTTSMCLKKFKTSRFFPTTVRKLISDFAIILAILIFCGVDMLVGVDTPKLIVPTEFKPTSPNRGWFVPPFGGNPWWVYLASALPALLVTILIFMDQQITAVIVNRKEHKLKKGAGYHLDLFWVAILLAVCSFMGLPWYVAATVISIAHIDSLKMETETSAPGELPKFLGVREQRVTGVCVFLLTGLSVFMAPILKFIPMPVLYGVFLYMGVASLNGVQFMDRLKLLLMPAKHQPDLIYLRHVPLRKVHLFTFLQVLCLAMLWILKSTVAAIIFPVMILALVAVRKAMDYMFSQHDLSFLDDVIPEKDKKKKEDEKKKQKRGSIDSDAEDERSPHHSLNHTHRAEQLRYYQANCLSSPEMSPLKSVVPQIRIDMDPDDDNSNSFYWKSRGSETSL; encoded by the exons GTCACCACACCATTTATATTGGCATGCAGGTGCCGAAGAGCTACCGGCGATGGAGGCGCCACCGTCGGCGAACCAGCCACAAGGACAGAAAGGAGAGATTGATGGAGAACGTCTATGACAAGTCGGACACAGAAAACAACGATGAGGCCAGCAACAGCCTCCTCAAACCTCTCT TCTCGCCAGCAGCTGAGAGGGTCCGCAACATCCTTGGGGAAGAAGATGACGGGCCAGCACCACCACAACTCTTCACTGAGTTGGATGAGCTTCTTTCTGTGGATGGACAGGAGATGGAGTGGAAGGAGATGGCCAG GTGGATCAAGTTTGAGGAGAAGGTAGAGAAAGGAGGTGAACGCTGGAGTAAACCCCACGTGGCCACGCTGTCCTTACATAGCCTTTTTGAACTGCGGACGTACATAGAGAAGGGCACCATCATGCTGGACATGGAAGCTTCCACTCTGCCTCAGGTTGTTG AGTTGATCACTGACAACCAGATAGAGATCGGCCAGCTGAAACCAGAACTGAAGGAGAAAGTGATGTACACGTTGCTACGGAAACATTCTCACCAGACCAAAAAGTCCAACCTGCGCTCTCTGGCTGACATCGGAAAGACGGTCTCCTGTGCAAGTAGGCTGTTTTCCAACCAGGAAAACG ATAGTCCCGCCACAACTCACCGGAACCTGGCCTCCAGAAGCCTGAGTGACATTTCTGACAAACCGGAAAAAGACCAG CTGAGGAACAAGTTCATGAAGAAGTTGCCGAGAGACGCGGAGGCCTCCAACGTGCTGGTGGGGGAGGTGGATTTCCTGGACGCGCCATTTGTGGCGTTTGTTCGTCTGCAGCAAGCTGTGATGCTGGGAGCCTTAACAGAGGTTCCTCTTCCCACAAG ATTTTTATTCATCTTGCTTGGTCCCAAAGGCAAAGGGAAGTCGTACCATGAGATCGGCAGAGCGATCGCCACGCTGATGTCAGATGAG GTCTTTCATGACATTGCGTACAAGGCCAAGGACAGACAAGACCTGCTGGCTGGTATCAATGAGTTCCTGGATGAGGTGATCGTGCTTCCTCCTGGAGAGTGGGATCCGGCCATCAGGATAGAGCCTCCGAAAACACTGCCTTCCTCCAACAAAAG GAAGAACATGTATGCAGGAGGCGACTCTCAGATGAATGGAGATATGCCCCATGATGGAGGTCACGGAGGAGGGGGACATGCTGTAGGGGACGAGCTAAAGAAGACTGGAAG gttttGTGGGGGCCTCGTACTTGACATCAAAAGAAAACTGCCTTTTTTTGTCAGTGACTTCACAGATGCACTTCACATTCAGGCCTTGTCGgccattttgtttatttacctgGGAACTGTGACAAACGCCATCACTTTCGGTGGTCTGCTGGGAGATGCTACAGAAAACATGCAG GGCGTGTTGGAGAGTTTTCTGGGCACAGCGATCACCGGGGCTGTTTTCTGCCTGTTGGCTGGCCAGCCTCTCACCATCCTCAGCAGCACTGGTCCTGTTCTTGTGTTTGAACGGTTGCTCTTCAATTTCAGCCG AGATAATGCATTTGACTACCTGGAGTTCCGTCTGTGGATCGGGCTGTGGTCAGCGTTCTTCTGCCTGCTGCTCGTCGCCACCGACGCCAGCTTCTTGGTTCAGTATTTCACCCGGTTCACCGAGGAGGGCTTCTCCTGTCtcatcagcttcatcttcatctacGATGCCTTCAAGAAGATGATCAAATTAGCTCACCACTATCCCATCAACTCTGAATTTAGGATGGATTATGTCACACAATATGACTGCCTCTGTATGGCCCCTTCTGTTCTAG AGAACAGCACAGACATCGGTGATCCTTTAGAAGGTACTTCAATCTGGTACTGGAACAACACTGATCTG CCAATGAACACCACGTGGTCATCGCTCACAAAATCAGAGTGTTTGAAGTACAAAGGCGAGCTGGTGGGAAATGCCTGCGGATTTGTTCCAGACATCACGCTCATGTCCTTCATCCTGTTCTTTGGCACTTACACGACCTCCATGTGTCTGAAGAAGTTCAAGACCAGCCGGTTTTTCCCCACCACC GTGAGGAAACTCATCAGTGACTTTGCCATCATCCTAGCCATCCTCATCTTCTGTGGAGTTGATATGCTTGTAGGAGTCGATACTCCCAAACTCATTGTGCCAACTGAATTTAAG CCAACAAGTCCTAACCGGGGCTGGTTCGTGCCCCCGTTCGGAGGAAACCCCTGGTGGGTTTACCTGGCGTCAGCTCTTCCTGCCCTTCTGGTTACTATACTGATCTTCATGGACCAACAGATTACTGCTGTGATAGTCAACAGGAAGGAGCACAAGCTGAAG AAAGGGGCAGGTTACCATCTGGATCTGTTCTGGGTGGCCATTCTGCTGGCGGTTTGCTCTTTCATGGGCCTGCCGTGGTACGTGGCCGCCACCGTCATCTCGATCGCTCACATCGACAGTCTGAAGATGGAAACCGAAACATCGGCTCCTGGAGAGCTGCCAAAGTTCCTGGGTGTGAG agagcagagggtcactggtgtgtgtgtgttccttctGACAGGACTGTCTGTATTTATGGCTCCTATTTTAAAG TTTATACCCATGCCAGTGCTCTATGGAGTCTTCCTATACATGGGAGTTGCCTCTCTCAATGGAGTGCAG TTTATGGATCGTCTCAAGCTGCTTCTCATGCCAGCAAAGCATCAGCCGGACCTGATTTACCTGCGACACGTTCCCCTCAGGAAGGTCCACCTTTTCACCTTCTTGCAGGTCCTTTGCTTGGCTATGCTCTGGATCCTCAAGTCCACTGTGGCTGCTATTATATTCCCTGTCATG ATCCTTGCTCTGGTAGCCGTCAGAAAAGCGATGGACTACATGTTCTCCCAGCATGATCTCAGCTTCCTGGATGATGTCATCCCAGagaaggacaagaagaagaaagaggacgagaagaaaaagcaaaagcgAGGCAGCATAGACAGCGATGCTGAAGAC GAGAGAAGTCCCCATCATTCCTTGAATCACACACATCGTGCTGAGCAGCTTCGCTACTACCAGGCCAACTGTTTGTCcag CCCTGAGATGAGTCCGCTGAAGTCTGTTGTGCCTCAGATTAGAATAGACATGGACCCAGACGATGATAATTCTAATTCATTCTACTGGAAGAGCAGAGGATCTGAAACGTCTCTGTAA
- the slc4a4a gene encoding solute carrier family 4 member 4a isoform X2, whose amino-acid sequence MSKKMEDEAVVDQGASLLKHICDEEEVEGHHTIYIGMQVPKSYRRWRRHRRRTSHKDRKERLMENVYDKSDTENNDEASNSLLKPLFSPAAERVRNILGEEDDGPAPPQLFTELDELLSVDGQEMEWKEMARWIKFEEKVEKGGERWSKPHVATLSLHSLFELRTYIEKGTIMLDMEASTLPQVVELITDNQIEIGQLKPELKEKVMYTLLRKHSHQTKKSNLRSLADIGKTVSCANSPATTHRNLASRSLSDISDKPEKDQLRNKFMKKLPRDAEASNVLVGEVDFLDAPFVAFVRLQQAVMLGALTEVPLPTRFLFILLGPKGKGKSYHEIGRAIATLMSDEVFHDIAYKAKDRQDLLAGINEFLDEVIVLPPGEWDPAIRIEPPKTLPSSNKRKNMYAGGDSQMNGDMPHDGGHGGGGHAVGDELKKTGRFCGGLVLDIKRKLPFFVSDFTDALHIQALSAILFIYLGTVTNAITFGGLLGDATENMQGVLESFLGTAITGAVFCLLAGQPLTILSSTGPVLVFERLLFNFSRDNAFDYLEFRLWIGLWSAFFCLLLVATDASFLVQYFTRFTEEGFSCLISFIFIYDAFKKMIKLAHHYPINSEFRMDYVTQYDCLCMAPSVLENSTDIGDPLEGTSIWYWNNTDLPMNTTWSSLTKSECLKYKGELVGNACGFVPDITLMSFILFFGTYTTSMCLKKFKTSRFFPTTVRKLISDFAIILAILIFCGVDMLVGVDTPKLIVPTEFKPTSPNRGWFVPPFGGNPWWVYLASALPALLVTILIFMDQQITAVIVNRKEHKLKKGAGYHLDLFWVAILLAVCSFMGLPWYVAATVISIAHIDSLKMETETSAPGELPKFLGVREQRVTGVCVFLLTGLSVFMAPILKFIPMPVLYGVFLYMGVASLNGVQFMDRLKLLLMPAKHQPDLIYLRHVPLRKVHLFTFLQVLCLAMLWILKSTVAAIIFPVMILALVAVRKAMDYMFSQHDLSFLDDVIPEKDKKKKEDEKKKQKRGSIDSDAEDSDCPYNDNVPSIKIPMEMMEQQPFLGDKASDREKSPSFLESHTSC is encoded by the exons GTCACCACACCATTTATATTGGCATGCAGGTGCCGAAGAGCTACCGGCGATGGAGGCGCCACCGTCGGCGAACCAGCCACAAGGACAGAAAGGAGAGATTGATGGAGAACGTCTATGACAAGTCGGACACAGAAAACAACGATGAGGCCAGCAACAGCCTCCTCAAACCTCTCT TCTCGCCAGCAGCTGAGAGGGTCCGCAACATCCTTGGGGAAGAAGATGACGGGCCAGCACCACCACAACTCTTCACTGAGTTGGATGAGCTTCTTTCTGTGGATGGACAGGAGATGGAGTGGAAGGAGATGGCCAG GTGGATCAAGTTTGAGGAGAAGGTAGAGAAAGGAGGTGAACGCTGGAGTAAACCCCACGTGGCCACGCTGTCCTTACATAGCCTTTTTGAACTGCGGACGTACATAGAGAAGGGCACCATCATGCTGGACATGGAAGCTTCCACTCTGCCTCAGGTTGTTG AGTTGATCACTGACAACCAGATAGAGATCGGCCAGCTGAAACCAGAACTGAAGGAGAAAGTGATGTACACGTTGCTACGGAAACATTCTCACCAGACCAAAAAGTCCAACCTGCGCTCTCTGGCTGACATCGGAAAGACGGTCTCCTGTGCAA ATAGTCCCGCCACAACTCACCGGAACCTGGCCTCCAGAAGCCTGAGTGACATTTCTGACAAACCGGAAAAAGACCAG CTGAGGAACAAGTTCATGAAGAAGTTGCCGAGAGACGCGGAGGCCTCCAACGTGCTGGTGGGGGAGGTGGATTTCCTGGACGCGCCATTTGTGGCGTTTGTTCGTCTGCAGCAAGCTGTGATGCTGGGAGCCTTAACAGAGGTTCCTCTTCCCACAAG ATTTTTATTCATCTTGCTTGGTCCCAAAGGCAAAGGGAAGTCGTACCATGAGATCGGCAGAGCGATCGCCACGCTGATGTCAGATGAG GTCTTTCATGACATTGCGTACAAGGCCAAGGACAGACAAGACCTGCTGGCTGGTATCAATGAGTTCCTGGATGAGGTGATCGTGCTTCCTCCTGGAGAGTGGGATCCGGCCATCAGGATAGAGCCTCCGAAAACACTGCCTTCCTCCAACAAAAG GAAGAACATGTATGCAGGAGGCGACTCTCAGATGAATGGAGATATGCCCCATGATGGAGGTCACGGAGGAGGGGGACATGCTGTAGGGGACGAGCTAAAGAAGACTGGAAG gttttGTGGGGGCCTCGTACTTGACATCAAAAGAAAACTGCCTTTTTTTGTCAGTGACTTCACAGATGCACTTCACATTCAGGCCTTGTCGgccattttgtttatttacctgGGAACTGTGACAAACGCCATCACTTTCGGTGGTCTGCTGGGAGATGCTACAGAAAACATGCAG GGCGTGTTGGAGAGTTTTCTGGGCACAGCGATCACCGGGGCTGTTTTCTGCCTGTTGGCTGGCCAGCCTCTCACCATCCTCAGCAGCACTGGTCCTGTTCTTGTGTTTGAACGGTTGCTCTTCAATTTCAGCCG AGATAATGCATTTGACTACCTGGAGTTCCGTCTGTGGATCGGGCTGTGGTCAGCGTTCTTCTGCCTGCTGCTCGTCGCCACCGACGCCAGCTTCTTGGTTCAGTATTTCACCCGGTTCACCGAGGAGGGCTTCTCCTGTCtcatcagcttcatcttcatctacGATGCCTTCAAGAAGATGATCAAATTAGCTCACCACTATCCCATCAACTCTGAATTTAGGATGGATTATGTCACACAATATGACTGCCTCTGTATGGCCCCTTCTGTTCTAG AGAACAGCACAGACATCGGTGATCCTTTAGAAGGTACTTCAATCTGGTACTGGAACAACACTGATCTG CCAATGAACACCACGTGGTCATCGCTCACAAAATCAGAGTGTTTGAAGTACAAAGGCGAGCTGGTGGGAAATGCCTGCGGATTTGTTCCAGACATCACGCTCATGTCCTTCATCCTGTTCTTTGGCACTTACACGACCTCCATGTGTCTGAAGAAGTTCAAGACCAGCCGGTTTTTCCCCACCACC GTGAGGAAACTCATCAGTGACTTTGCCATCATCCTAGCCATCCTCATCTTCTGTGGAGTTGATATGCTTGTAGGAGTCGATACTCCCAAACTCATTGTGCCAACTGAATTTAAG CCAACAAGTCCTAACCGGGGCTGGTTCGTGCCCCCGTTCGGAGGAAACCCCTGGTGGGTTTACCTGGCGTCAGCTCTTCCTGCCCTTCTGGTTACTATACTGATCTTCATGGACCAACAGATTACTGCTGTGATAGTCAACAGGAAGGAGCACAAGCTGAAG AAAGGGGCAGGTTACCATCTGGATCTGTTCTGGGTGGCCATTCTGCTGGCGGTTTGCTCTTTCATGGGCCTGCCGTGGTACGTGGCCGCCACCGTCATCTCGATCGCTCACATCGACAGTCTGAAGATGGAAACCGAAACATCGGCTCCTGGAGAGCTGCCAAAGTTCCTGGGTGTGAG agagcagagggtcactggtgtgtgtgtgttccttctGACAGGACTGTCTGTATTTATGGCTCCTATTTTAAAG TTTATACCCATGCCAGTGCTCTATGGAGTCTTCCTATACATGGGAGTTGCCTCTCTCAATGGAGTGCAG TTTATGGATCGTCTCAAGCTGCTTCTCATGCCAGCAAAGCATCAGCCGGACCTGATTTACCTGCGACACGTTCCCCTCAGGAAGGTCCACCTTTTCACCTTCTTGCAGGTCCTTTGCTTGGCTATGCTCTGGATCCTCAAGTCCACTGTGGCTGCTATTATATTCCCTGTCATG ATCCTTGCTCTGGTAGCCGTCAGAAAAGCGATGGACTACATGTTCTCCCAGCATGATCTCAGCTTCCTGGATGATGTCATCCCAGagaaggacaagaagaagaaagaggacgagaagaaaaagcaaaagcgAGGCAGCATAGACAGCGATGCTGAAGAC TCTGACTGTCCTTACAATGACAATGTTCCCAGCATTAAAATCCCCATGGAAATGATGGAGCAGCAGCCCTTCTTAGGTGATAAAGCCTCTGACA GAGAGAAGTCCCCATCATTCCTTGAATCACACACATCGTGCTGA
- the slc4a4a gene encoding solute carrier family 4 member 4a isoform X1, protein MSKKMEDEAVVDQGASLLKHICDEEEVEGHHTIYIGMQVPKSYRRWRRHRRRTSHKDRKERLMENVYDKSDTENNDEASNSLLKPLFSPAAERVRNILGEEDDGPAPPQLFTELDELLSVDGQEMEWKEMARWIKFEEKVEKGGERWSKPHVATLSLHSLFELRTYIEKGTIMLDMEASTLPQVVELITDNQIEIGQLKPELKEKVMYTLLRKHSHQTKKSNLRSLADIGKTVSCASRLFSNQENDSPATTHRNLASRSLSDISDKPEKDQLRNKFMKKLPRDAEASNVLVGEVDFLDAPFVAFVRLQQAVMLGALTEVPLPTRFLFILLGPKGKGKSYHEIGRAIATLMSDEVFHDIAYKAKDRQDLLAGINEFLDEVIVLPPGEWDPAIRIEPPKTLPSSNKRKNMYAGGDSQMNGDMPHDGGHGGGGHAVGDELKKTGRFCGGLVLDIKRKLPFFVSDFTDALHIQALSAILFIYLGTVTNAITFGGLLGDATENMQGVLESFLGTAITGAVFCLLAGQPLTILSSTGPVLVFERLLFNFSRDNAFDYLEFRLWIGLWSAFFCLLLVATDASFLVQYFTRFTEEGFSCLISFIFIYDAFKKMIKLAHHYPINSEFRMDYVTQYDCLCMAPSVLENSTDIGDPLEGTSIWYWNNTDLPMNTTWSSLTKSECLKYKGELVGNACGFVPDITLMSFILFFGTYTTSMCLKKFKTSRFFPTTVRKLISDFAIILAILIFCGVDMLVGVDTPKLIVPTEFKPTSPNRGWFVPPFGGNPWWVYLASALPALLVTILIFMDQQITAVIVNRKEHKLKKGAGYHLDLFWVAILLAVCSFMGLPWYVAATVISIAHIDSLKMETETSAPGELPKFLGVREQRVTGVCVFLLTGLSVFMAPILKFIPMPVLYGVFLYMGVASLNGVQFMDRLKLLLMPAKHQPDLIYLRHVPLRKVHLFTFLQVLCLAMLWILKSTVAAIIFPVMILALVAVRKAMDYMFSQHDLSFLDDVIPEKDKKKKEDEKKKQKRGSIDSDAEDSDCPYNDNVPSIKIPMEMMEQQPFLGDKASDREKSPSFLESHTSC, encoded by the exons GTCACCACACCATTTATATTGGCATGCAGGTGCCGAAGAGCTACCGGCGATGGAGGCGCCACCGTCGGCGAACCAGCCACAAGGACAGAAAGGAGAGATTGATGGAGAACGTCTATGACAAGTCGGACACAGAAAACAACGATGAGGCCAGCAACAGCCTCCTCAAACCTCTCT TCTCGCCAGCAGCTGAGAGGGTCCGCAACATCCTTGGGGAAGAAGATGACGGGCCAGCACCACCACAACTCTTCACTGAGTTGGATGAGCTTCTTTCTGTGGATGGACAGGAGATGGAGTGGAAGGAGATGGCCAG GTGGATCAAGTTTGAGGAGAAGGTAGAGAAAGGAGGTGAACGCTGGAGTAAACCCCACGTGGCCACGCTGTCCTTACATAGCCTTTTTGAACTGCGGACGTACATAGAGAAGGGCACCATCATGCTGGACATGGAAGCTTCCACTCTGCCTCAGGTTGTTG AGTTGATCACTGACAACCAGATAGAGATCGGCCAGCTGAAACCAGAACTGAAGGAGAAAGTGATGTACACGTTGCTACGGAAACATTCTCACCAGACCAAAAAGTCCAACCTGCGCTCTCTGGCTGACATCGGAAAGACGGTCTCCTGTGCAAGTAGGCTGTTTTCCAACCAGGAAAACG ATAGTCCCGCCACAACTCACCGGAACCTGGCCTCCAGAAGCCTGAGTGACATTTCTGACAAACCGGAAAAAGACCAG CTGAGGAACAAGTTCATGAAGAAGTTGCCGAGAGACGCGGAGGCCTCCAACGTGCTGGTGGGGGAGGTGGATTTCCTGGACGCGCCATTTGTGGCGTTTGTTCGTCTGCAGCAAGCTGTGATGCTGGGAGCCTTAACAGAGGTTCCTCTTCCCACAAG ATTTTTATTCATCTTGCTTGGTCCCAAAGGCAAAGGGAAGTCGTACCATGAGATCGGCAGAGCGATCGCCACGCTGATGTCAGATGAG GTCTTTCATGACATTGCGTACAAGGCCAAGGACAGACAAGACCTGCTGGCTGGTATCAATGAGTTCCTGGATGAGGTGATCGTGCTTCCTCCTGGAGAGTGGGATCCGGCCATCAGGATAGAGCCTCCGAAAACACTGCCTTCCTCCAACAAAAG GAAGAACATGTATGCAGGAGGCGACTCTCAGATGAATGGAGATATGCCCCATGATGGAGGTCACGGAGGAGGGGGACATGCTGTAGGGGACGAGCTAAAGAAGACTGGAAG gttttGTGGGGGCCTCGTACTTGACATCAAAAGAAAACTGCCTTTTTTTGTCAGTGACTTCACAGATGCACTTCACATTCAGGCCTTGTCGgccattttgtttatttacctgGGAACTGTGACAAACGCCATCACTTTCGGTGGTCTGCTGGGAGATGCTACAGAAAACATGCAG GGCGTGTTGGAGAGTTTTCTGGGCACAGCGATCACCGGGGCTGTTTTCTGCCTGTTGGCTGGCCAGCCTCTCACCATCCTCAGCAGCACTGGTCCTGTTCTTGTGTTTGAACGGTTGCTCTTCAATTTCAGCCG AGATAATGCATTTGACTACCTGGAGTTCCGTCTGTGGATCGGGCTGTGGTCAGCGTTCTTCTGCCTGCTGCTCGTCGCCACCGACGCCAGCTTCTTGGTTCAGTATTTCACCCGGTTCACCGAGGAGGGCTTCTCCTGTCtcatcagcttcatcttcatctacGATGCCTTCAAGAAGATGATCAAATTAGCTCACCACTATCCCATCAACTCTGAATTTAGGATGGATTATGTCACACAATATGACTGCCTCTGTATGGCCCCTTCTGTTCTAG AGAACAGCACAGACATCGGTGATCCTTTAGAAGGTACTTCAATCTGGTACTGGAACAACACTGATCTG CCAATGAACACCACGTGGTCATCGCTCACAAAATCAGAGTGTTTGAAGTACAAAGGCGAGCTGGTGGGAAATGCCTGCGGATTTGTTCCAGACATCACGCTCATGTCCTTCATCCTGTTCTTTGGCACTTACACGACCTCCATGTGTCTGAAGAAGTTCAAGACCAGCCGGTTTTTCCCCACCACC GTGAGGAAACTCATCAGTGACTTTGCCATCATCCTAGCCATCCTCATCTTCTGTGGAGTTGATATGCTTGTAGGAGTCGATACTCCCAAACTCATTGTGCCAACTGAATTTAAG CCAACAAGTCCTAACCGGGGCTGGTTCGTGCCCCCGTTCGGAGGAAACCCCTGGTGGGTTTACCTGGCGTCAGCTCTTCCTGCCCTTCTGGTTACTATACTGATCTTCATGGACCAACAGATTACTGCTGTGATAGTCAACAGGAAGGAGCACAAGCTGAAG AAAGGGGCAGGTTACCATCTGGATCTGTTCTGGGTGGCCATTCTGCTGGCGGTTTGCTCTTTCATGGGCCTGCCGTGGTACGTGGCCGCCACCGTCATCTCGATCGCTCACATCGACAGTCTGAAGATGGAAACCGAAACATCGGCTCCTGGAGAGCTGCCAAAGTTCCTGGGTGTGAG agagcagagggtcactggtgtgtgtgtgttccttctGACAGGACTGTCTGTATTTATGGCTCCTATTTTAAAG TTTATACCCATGCCAGTGCTCTATGGAGTCTTCCTATACATGGGAGTTGCCTCTCTCAATGGAGTGCAG TTTATGGATCGTCTCAAGCTGCTTCTCATGCCAGCAAAGCATCAGCCGGACCTGATTTACCTGCGACACGTTCCCCTCAGGAAGGTCCACCTTTTCACCTTCTTGCAGGTCCTTTGCTTGGCTATGCTCTGGATCCTCAAGTCCACTGTGGCTGCTATTATATTCCCTGTCATG ATCCTTGCTCTGGTAGCCGTCAGAAAAGCGATGGACTACATGTTCTCCCAGCATGATCTCAGCTTCCTGGATGATGTCATCCCAGagaaggacaagaagaagaaagaggacgagaagaaaaagcaaaagcgAGGCAGCATAGACAGCGATGCTGAAGAC TCTGACTGTCCTTACAATGACAATGTTCCCAGCATTAAAATCCCCATGGAAATGATGGAGCAGCAGCCCTTCTTAGGTGATAAAGCCTCTGACA GAGAGAAGTCCCCATCATTCCTTGAATCACACACATCGTGCTGA